The Patescibacteria group bacterium genomic sequence TCTCGTCCGGCTGCGTCGCCGTGCCCGCGTCCTTGCCGCTTCGCGTGCCCTCTGTCCTGCCGGCCACGAGGTCGACCTCGTCGGGGGCTGGCGATGCGAGGGCTGCGGCGCCGGCTTCGACGGGCACGGCCTTGATCGCTGCCCGTGCTGCGGTGCCGTGGCCGCCCGCGTCACATGCGCGTGCGGGCGGTACGTCGCGAATCCGCTCTTCGCCGACCTGGACGCGCCGTGAGAAAGCGCGAGCAACGCCAGGACCCCGGTGGCGCGCGCCTCATGCCCCGCGACCTGCGCGCGCTCGAGCTCGTGGCGCTGGCGCAGCCGGTCACCACCTCCCAGCTCGCCCGGTACCTGGGGATGAGCCTGCCCATGGCGCGCCGGCGCGTGCGCGCCCTGCGCGACCTCGCTCTCGTGAACGTCGCCGCGCCCCGGCTGGATGCGGAGAACAACGTCCTGCTCGCAAAGCGCGGGAGGCGCCTGCTCGTGGAGGAACGAGGCTTCGACATGGACGCCATCGCCGTCATGCGGGGGATCTCGAAGATCCACCTGGCCCACCACGCTGCCGGCGTCAGCTTCTTCGTGGGGCTCACGAACGCCTGCGAGCGCTCGACGAAGGTGTCTCTCGCGCGCTTCGCCTTCGAGGCCGAGCTGCGACGCCTCGCGGGCGGAAGCCCCGAAGTCCAGGTGCCCGATGCCGTCGCCGTCGTTCAAGGCCGCGGCGAGCGTCTTGCCCTCGCCATCGAGATCGACATGGGGAGCGAGAACCCGTCGTTCGTCGTCACCCGCAAGGCCCACCCGTACGCGCGGATGCATGCCTGCGGCGCGCCGCTCTTGGGCGAGGCGTGCTGGGTCGTCGCGTTCGTCGTGACGAGCGAGCGCCGTCGCAACCGCCTCGTCAGCGCGTTCCACGAGGCCGCGGTCCCCGAGGGGATCCTGTACCTCGCCGTCGGCCCAGGGCTCGACGAGCAGACGCTGCTCACCGACGGCTGGTGGACGACTCGCACGTCGCCGGACGGCGAGCATGCGCGGCTCGTTGAGGAGTCGCCTTTCGCGCCCGTGCTGACGGACCGTTCCGACCGTCGTCACGGCCAGGCGCCTGCGGACCTGATGGGTTCCGCGGGCTTGCCCGGTCGAGGGGTACGCGGATGACGCGCCCCCTCGCTCCCCATCATCACCCTCTTGCCGCCGTGCCTGTCGCGGTGGCGAACAACCTCGTGGAGGGGGCGACCAGGCACCTGCGGGTCGATTTCTTTCACGAGCCGTGGCCGGTCGGTGCGGGGTCGCCCGCTCCGGTCGTTAGCGCGCTTCGCGTGCCTTGTCCGATCCGCTCCGGCGGCGAGGACCGGCGCCGCGCCCGGGCTCCGTCGTCATCGACGGACGCCTTCGCCTGTCCGTCTGACGCGCACGTCTTCACGGACGTGCGCGCGGATGGCTGGCGTTCGCATGACGGTGGTGGGGAGCAAGTTCCAACGGCGTCAAAGGGTCGTACGCCGGCGCGCCCGCTCCTCCGCTCCCTCGCTGGCTCCTTCCTTTCCCGAAGCGCCCTGGTGCGATCCGCACGCTTCGTCGAGGAGGCCCCGGCGCCGAGCGGCACCATGCACGCCGTCGTCGACGGGCCGGCGCCATCCTCGTCGTCTGGAAGGCAGGGACGGGTACGCGAGCGCGCGGCGACAGGCGGGTGCTCCGCACCGGCCGGCCCACGGTTTTCGGTTGGGGCATTGCATGGCGACGGATGAACCGACCGATCTGCTCACGGGCGACGGTCTCCCGGCCGTCCTCACCGTCGACGAGGTCGCCGGCCTGCTGCGGGTGAACCGCAAGACGGTGTACGCGGCGGTCGCACAGGGGGCGATCCCTGGCGTGGTGCGCGTGGGCGGCACCATCCGCGTCTGCCGCGACGCCGTGCTAGCCTGGCTCGCAGGTGAAGGTCGCGTCTCGTCGTCACGGAGGGATCCATGACGGTGAGAAAAGAGAAGCGGCGCGACCCGGCGACGGGACGCGTCCGCGAGTTTTGGATGGTCGACGTCGACGTGGAGTTGCCCGACGGGAAGCGCACGCGGGTGCGCAAGGCTTCCCCGGTGCAGGCGAAGCGCGACGCCGAGCGATACGAGACGGAGCTGCGCCGGGCGATCCTCGACGGCAGCTACGGGAAGGAAGAGGAGGTCGAGAAGGTCGTGCCGCTCATCAAGGACTTCGTCCCCGCGTTCATCGAGGGCCACTGCCGCGCCGAGCAGCTGAAGCCCTCGACGATCGCCTCGGTGCGCCAGGTGCTCACGCACCGCATTGTGCCGAGGATCGGGGACAAGCGGCTCGACGAGGTGACAAGCAGCGACGTGCAGCGCATCAAGGCGGAGCTGTCGTCGCTCTCGAAGAAGACGGTGAACAACACGCTCGCGTGCCTGCGCGTGATGCTGCGCAAGGCAGCCGAGTGGGACGTCATCAAGGACGTCCCGTGCGCGATCAAGCTATTGAAGGTGCAGAAGGAGGAGATGAAGTTCCACGACTTCGACGACTACGAACGCCTCGTCGAGGCCGCGGGACGCGTGGACGCGCGAATCCAGCTCGCCATCCTGCTCGGCGGCGAGGCGGGGCTGCGCATGGGGGAGATCGCAGCGCTCGAATGGGGCCGCATCGTGTGGGCGAGGAACACGATCGTGGTCGCCGCCTCCGATTGGCGGGGACACGTGACGAAGACGAAGAGCGGCAAGGTCCGCGAGGTGCCGATGACGACGAGGCTCGCTGCCGCGCTCCGGGCGCA encodes the following:
- a CDS encoding DNA-binding protein; the protein is MATDEPTDLLTGDGLPAVLTVDEVAGLLRVNRKTVYAAVAQGAIPGVVRVGGTIRVCRDAVLAWLAGEGRVSSSRRDP
- a CDS encoding site-specific integrase, which codes for MTVRKEKRRDPATGRVREFWMVDVDVELPDGKRTRVRKASPVQAKRDAERYETELRRAILDGSYGKEEEVEKVVPLIKDFVPAFIEGHCRAEQLKPSTIASVRQVLTHRIVPRIGDKRLDEVTSSDVQRIKAELSSLSKKTVNNTLACLRVMLRKAAEWDVIKDVPCAIKLLKVQKEEMKFHDFDDYERLVEAAGRVDARIQLAILLGGEAGLRMGEIAALEWGRIVWARNTIVVAASDWRGHVTKTKSGKVREVPMTTRLAAALRAHSKLRRLDNDLVLMLDNGRAFHRDAFRKGIMRVERRAGLEVTGRVHILRHTFCAHLAMRGAPAKAIQELAGHADLSTTMGYMHLTPSARAAAIGLLERRGQPQGYGNLTAMEGTNAEVLAVGEKKTLGFPRA